In Plasmodium knowlesi strain H genome assembly, chromosome: 8, the DNA window AGAGGATTTTCGATATTCTCAATCGTAGGAAGGAGTACAAGTCGACAAAGTTCgtagggggggaggaggagggCGACATTTCATGGCGGCGCAATAGTTGCGTAAGCGAGGCAGAGGAAATCAACCAAGGGGTAGTACTTCACACAGAAGTTAATACTCGAGGGGACAGTGTCCTCCATGGGGACAGAGAAACATGTCCCCCCAAGGACCTATCCACGCGTGAgtcaacagaaaaaagcgAACTGTTCGATCCgctggaagaaaagaaagaagagagTAGTGCAGgtgatatatataatgtGGAGAAAAGTTCTTACGACTTCGTGATAAAAGTAAGCTACCTAGAAATATACAACGAGGAATTGTGTGATCTGCTGAGTACATCTAGTGAGTCGAACAGACTCAAGATCTATGAAGACACTACgaataaaaacaaaggaTTAAATGTAGATAAgttagaagaaaaatgcataaacTCATTTGAAGAGATCTATTACCTAATCTGTTCAGCTATCAGAAAGAGAAGAACCGCCGAAACTTCGTACAATAAGAAATCCAGTAGAAGCCATTCTATTTTCACCATCACTTTAATCATGAAGGACCTGAACAATGACGGAGAGAGCATTACAAGAATAGGAAAACTGAATTTAGTCGACTTAGCAGGTAGCGAAAATGCACTGAAAAGCTCCTATGGGAATTTAAAAGTTAGACAACAGGAAAGCTGTAATATAAATCAATCCCTCCTAACTTTGGGTCGAGTAATCAATGCACTGATAGAAAATTCGTCGTATATTCCATACAGGGATTCAAAATTGACACGTCTATTGCAAGACTCCCTAGGAGGCAAGACAAAAACATTTATCGTAGCCACCATTTCTCCATCCTCCCTCTGTATTGATGAAACGTTGAGCACGCTAGATTATGTATTTCGAGCAAAGAACATTAAGAATAGACCGGAAATTAATGTAAAAACCACGAAacagttaaaaataaaagactTAAACaacgaaattgaaaaattaaagaatgCACTCCATTTGAGTAGAGAAAAACGAGGAGTGTATCTAGACAACGAGGAATACAACAACATACAAAAtagcttgaaaaaaaataaagaaattctactacaaaaggaaaaaatactttttgaaaaaagtaaaaaaattaaaacccTTTTGAATAAGATGGATTATACTGATGATGTGCAAAATCAAATTGTGCATTTGCTCAAAGATGTTCTTTCCAAATGTAGGAATATCCAATTGATTCACGATACTTTAGTAAATAGGCTATCAGAGGAAAAATGCGTCACAAGGTTCCTTCTATCGGAGTTCCTTCACGCACAGGGCGAGTATCAACGGAAGGTGAATCTACTAACCCAGGCGCAGAGGAACATCTCTTGTTTATTTCGAGAAACGGTTTCTAACTTCAAGAGGGGTAACAAGGAACATTTTTCCACCCTCAGTGAGATTTGCAACATCATTACGACTGTGCTTGGCAAGGCCAAGGTGGATATCACACAGGGCAAAGAAAACATCATGAAATCTTTGGACCAACTGGAACGACTGAACAGGGATACGATCCTGCGGGAAAACAAACTCCTCCGTTTTCTCCTAGACAAGGTAGACGCTGTGGAAAAACACGATCAGAATTGTTTTCTAAAATTAGGGGAAATAACACAGGAGTTCCTAGCCTGCAAGGTAGACTTGACCCAGGTAAGCACCCCCCGAAGCAGTGATCCCACCTCGAATCGGCGGAATGATTTGCTTGACTCGGCGAATTCATCAAAGAAGACACCCCAGCCTAATGACCACAGAACAGGGGCAGTCCTGACGATTCTGAGAGATCTAGCGCAGTGCGATGAGGCAGCACAAGTACTGAGAAAAATCGAGAGGTATCAAACCACCGAAGAGAGTACCGTCAAGGATACCCTCCAGAACATGCAAAATGTAAGCAAACTACTACATCTATATTTAAAGCATTCATttgaaaagttaaaaaatgacatggagaaaaaaatagagacaTTGGATGAAGAAAGGCAAAAGTTAACCATGCTGTTGGAACAACTACGAAGTGATTATGAATCCTTCGAGGCCAGTTTAAGCAAACGTAAAGACGAAATGGTTGAGACATATAGAACAAGCATCGGGAAATATATGGATCTCTTCCAGAATCAAGTaatggaagaagtaaaaacaGTGATACAAAGAAATGTTAGCCAAATGAATGAAATAGTAAATAGGAAAATACATTTATTGTCTAATCAGTTACACGAAGAatctaaaaataaatttaaagaaattatTACCGACTCGATAAGTACCCTTGagacgttttttttaaatcacgAGAAAGCATGTGGTACACATCATCAGGATTGCCTGGAGTCCACTGATCTGATGTATGAAAAAGTGAATTCATATTATGAGCACCTCGATGGTGTCTTCACAGACATGGACGATCGGTTCGCTaatgagaaaagggaaatggaGAGGAACGTGCAAAACGTTACTGATATGtatagaaaaattattcaggAGAACAACGAAAATATTGAAAAGATAGGAAACCTCCTTGATATAAATACATCGAATAATAGAAAAGATAAAGAGGTGCTTTACAATGATATGTCGAAAGCGGTTTTTCGAGAAAAATACGAACTGGACGATAGGATGAAGGAGGTAGGGGAACTGACCCTGAGACACATGAAGGAGATTAACCTGTGTAATGGAAACTATGGAGAACACCTCAATAAATGTAACTTATACGTTGGAGAGCTGCTACAACGTTTTcgagaaaatgaagagaagcaAAAGGATGAATGCGTGGTACTTCCCAATTTGGATTCCCCCATTCAGCATGAAGGGAAAGACATTCACGCAGAAGTTGAAAGGGTTCGCTCCTGCGCGAGTGAGATATTCTCCCATTTGGGTGATCCTACATCGGGTGGTGCTAAGTCGGGTGGTGCTACATCGGGTGGTGCTACATCGGGTGATGCTACATCGGATGGTGCTATGCCGATTGATGCTATGCCGATTGATGCTACGTTGAGTGGGGCCAATATGCATGGCGTAGACCCCCCGGGTAATGCCTGCGGGACGACGGATTCACCGCATACCTGTCCCAACCCCTACGCTGATTTGCACTTCGACCACGTGAGGCAGGAAGTTCTCAAAGAAATTGAAGATATGTCATtgcagaaaaatataaactttAAGTATCTCTTCGATAAAATTGATGAGCATTTAAGCCTTATTCTTAATGAGAATAATTGTGTGCGACATCGAGGTGGGAGCATAGATCTGTCTAGGGGGGAAAACATTGGAGGGGTAATGGCCATGCCACCTACTGCTGTTGTAGCAACACCACATGTCATATCAGTTTCTTGCCCTCATGTGAGTGATATCCTCCCTAGGACTGGCCATGGTAAGTGCAGTCCATCTGAACCATATGGGAATGTCATGCGGAAAGGGACAACCGATGGAGAGACTcagaataaaaatgagaagaaagcAAGTGGTTTCTTCCACATGGATGATCCAGAAACAAATATGCATAGTGGGATCTCGAAGATCTTGCCGGATTGCAACAAAAAGCGGAACAAGAGTACCGAAACGGTGCAGGGGCGGAAGCTGTGTTTCACCTCCAACGAATTGAGGAACCCCTGTGCGAAAATAAAGTCGTTGGGGAATAGCGGGGGGTCTAGAAAGAATTCTCCAGCCCCGAAGAAACTGAAGGAGGACACCTACAATGGCAGGGGTATCAAGTTCCTTCGCAAGTCGGAGAATTAGCGAAACAAGCATAGTTGgcgtaaattaaaaaaaaaaaaaaaaaaaaaaaaaaaaatttgtcgCAGACGTATCGCTGATCCCGAGTACCTAGCCCACttgtttatgtatatatctaccttcttaaaaaagaaattttttttttttttttttttttttttggcactcCTTTTTAATGACTAAGAGGAGGAATCTTCCATTTGGCCGTACGCGGACTTCCTTCATGAGGAACCCTGAAGATGGAAGAATTTGTGTACCTCCCTATTCGTGTATACAGTTTAAAACCTGCATGCCGCCGTCACTCATCCCTACCTCTTTCTTGTTaaacgtgtgtgtgtgtgtgtgtggtgGGGGGGGCTCGGTTTAGTAAATCCCGCGCCTTCCTTCAGTTCACGTTGTTTTTTGTTAGTATCTACATGCATTGCTTACAGTGGTTCTGCTCCCACGttgttggcatttttttgaaCCGTCCAAAAAGTGCGAAGTTGGAATTTTTTGGCAAATTGGATAGACGGTCTATTTGGCGCACCTTTcatcattccttttttttttttttcttttttttttttttttttttttttttagtttttttaaaatttttaaacttaAAACGTTTGGCGTGAGTATGACGTTACTGTGGCGTTCTTATGGCACACTATTCTctactgtattttttttatttaaaattttttttttggtgattCTTCTGGATGACCGCATTGTCCGCGCGGGGATTCCTCAACATTCGAGCGAAGACGCATAAGGGGTTTGTACCACCTAAGGTTGgttccaattttttgtgGAGTCACCTCCCTCCACGTTACACACTCTGCTAGGTACTCTTGTCTatatgttttaaaaatgctATCACTGTACATACATCGTTCCTCAGCAGAGGAGTGGTTTCTTCTGCGGAGAAGGAGACTCAACCATCGGAGGTGTCCACGAACTGGCAGTGTTGTAGTGCGCAACGTGTACATGACATAGCGACAACGTTGTGCCAGAGTGatcctttccatttgtgttGATATGCTCATTTGGGGATATCACTTTGTGTGCGCCCCTCTCCCCTGTATCTTGGTCCATGAAATAGCAAACAATTTTTCCGTCCAGTAATTTCATTGTTAACTATTCAGGGGGCAGGTAAAAAACAGAACATGATGAAAACCAACACAGAGGGGCCTTACATAAGTACAcatcaaaaaaaggaaaataaagagTGAAGATTTTTGCAATATTGCTAATACACGGTgggatacatttttttttttttttttttctcatttttaatttaatgcAAATAACTTTTTCCgacgaaagaaaaatatatgcatacgaAATAGCAGTGATGGAAATGCCTCCAAACTGCGCTATGTGCgaggtgggaaaaaaaaaaaaaaaaaaaaaaaaaaaaaaaaaaaacacacactgCAAAGTTCTGACTAGGAAAACACGGCGTTGGCTCTCCACCCCAATTTCTTCAGAGCTTCAAGTAGCGTTAGTCGGGTGCGGGGATGAAGGGAAATAACGCAAACTGAATGGAAAGGTAATAAGTGGCAAAGAATGGCACAGCTGTGCAAGAGGAGGGAGTGATTATATAACTTCTCCTGACGCAAGGAAATAACTCTTTATATAACCTTCTTCCTTGACGCGAACGGAAAGTGGCGCACTCTGCAAACACGGTGAATGAAGCTAGAAAAGAGCAATTCAatagagagagaaaaaaaaaaaaaaaaagggctgATGCGCGCGCCGCAGAGAAGCCATTAAACATGACCCAGGGAGTTACACCCCGCGAGTATGTCAGGATATATGAGAACGCGTGCACGAACAAACAAGTACACGCACGCATGTACGATTGCGCACACACATGAACGAATACGCTTGTGCGTAGAGTTCGTACACACACGCACTGACGCGCGCAGTTACCTACACACACACTTATGTGAACGTGCGTGGGTGCCGAAAGGCAAGGCAAAACTGTTTGTGACGGAATAACCCACGCCAAAGTCGGAGTCGCAATCCTTTCGCCAGAACATCATCGTACATAACGAGAGAAATACCTCCACTTGGTAACCAGCGCGTGAACGGAAAGAAACTATTAAGGCGAGCCGACCTGGGCTATCTGcaaaaggaggggaaggcGGTTTGTGCGAACGACAGAGGAAGTGGTAGCGTTCCCTAGGGCCGATCTGTTAGCAGGTTCAGTGACAGGACCACCGAAGTGATCACCGGAGCGAAATCAAAGGACCTGAGGAAAGAGGCCAGGCACGTACGCGCAAGGGAACAGAAGAATGAATGCGAATACGGCAGGGCCGACGGGAATACCGAGGCGCGCAACAACAGAAGAAGCAACCTGAGGCGGCGACTGGCGAAGCGGCGTCAGGCAAGCGCAGAGGGTGAAAGTACTGAACGGGCACAGACAGAAGTGGACAAGATAGGTAACCGTTAGACAGAAATCGTAACCAGGGCGGCGTGACCGTGGAACATGCCCTGACACGCAGGCGAGGGTTCACCGGAGCAACGTACGAGTGATTGACACGCCCAGGGGGGGGGCGGCACAGATATCGTAGAAAAgagcaaggagaaaaaaaaaaaaaaaaaaaaatatagtggTATGAATTGGGCATACCTTTATAGTAACCACATGAGCATAATTTTGGCGGtagaaattggaaaaaaaaaaaaaatatattgctAAATATTGTGGTAAGGATTGGTTATAAATTGTGGACGGACGCGAGAATCTTGAGCTTCTTAAAAATGTCAGAtgttttttctatatttaaaaaaaaaagaataaaaaaagcaaaactgTGCAAAACATCATTGAGAAAAAACAAGGGGAGGATTTTCATGAGCGACAAATCCCGTCGGAAGGCGTACGCGACGAACCAATCGGTTAGTAGCAACCACAGCGGATTGCTCCACAAGCACAGTAGCGAATATCAGAAAATATCAGgcggaggagaaggagaaggagtgaGAGGAAGCTCTGGACCAAGCAACAACAGCGAAAGCTTGAACGGAGTGACAAAGCAAACCCCATTGAGTAAACTAGGGGCAACTGAATTATTAAATAACGAGTCAAATGTTGTcgtggaaaattttcctaaACTTCCAGTTAAAAACATTGAATCGTGTGAAGATGTGTATAACATCTTCTACTTACGAGACCAATATCTaataggaaataaaaatatacaaataaataatgatCATTTGATTCTCCTAGAAACAACGTTAGACAAGTTAGATGCAGCCATATCGGAGCTAGAGACAGAAGAAAGTTactccacaaaaaaaattttgacaaGTGTGTATGAAAAGGTTTTCAACTTATATAGGAGTTTCAAAAGCATGAAAAGTTTACCTCCCCAACTTTCCAATGCGTACAGTTGCTTCCAGAGTAATATTCTCTTTGTGAAGGGAAagcaatttaaaaaaaattacgttttcgataatttaattaatatatatacgtacctGCAAAACAGTGAGCTTCAACAGGATAACATCGAGATGATAAACGAAGCAATTTATATcaatgataaaaatgtttcTACTCCATCCTTCATAAATAAAAGTATTCTTACTTCCAACGAACATGTTCAGGAACATATAGAATACCTCCCTATTAAATTCAATCCCCATTTTAttgaattaaataaaatatctaTTTATTATCTGTTTGAAGAATCCATTAATCACATAATATGGCAGAAGGCGTTGGACGAATTAGTTGTTGTTAAGGCGTTGGCCGATATCCCGTACTTGGACCTATCCGAAGTGGAAGGGTTCGACTTCAAAAAGATGAAGTCAGGACAAAGGCAATGGTACCCTGTGTACATTGCCAAAGAATTAAGTGAAGAAGGACTTGCCACCGTCGAGTTCCCCTTTTGGTTCTACAtcgataatttaaaaaatatttataagAGGGAGTTTGAGGATACGCACGAACTGACGGATTTACCTAGTCCATTCTTCTTCGAAATATCCTCCATGTTTCTAGAAAACAATGCCTTTAAGAATTCCACGCCTATAGAGACCATTGGTCATCGCACACCCTACAAGTACATTCTCAAAGTGGCAGGTAAGGTGGATCGTTTAGTGGTTTGCATGGCGGTAGAACAATGTTGTACATATGTCAGGGCTTGTTTAGAAGGAGTCACCTGTAATGTCTTCTTCCCACcgttatatatttctttcctgTATGTTTATTCCCCTCCTGTATGTTTACTTCCCCTCCTGTAGGCCTCATCCAGGACATTCGACAGAAGCGCATTcacaaaattatgaaccGGTTTAAAAACTTCGACGTCTTGTCAGAAATTATGTTAATAAATAACATTCAGATATATGAAACGTATTGTGTGAATTACTTGgcttccgtttttttccaGAACAAAGGATCCAGTAGTTCACTATCCCATGGCTTTGACGTGCGCAACTATCTCTTTGATCCCTTTGTTTTTAGTGCCTAAGACGGGGTGGTGGTAGCGCAACAACTGATCCGAATAATAGGCATTGCGCTAAATACAGCGGTTGGAAGAGTACTCAACCTGTGTAAGCGGGTGTAGCAACTTTTTGGAGAAACCGAAGGGGAAGTTACCCCCACAATGGGATCCCTTGTAGACACCACAGCAATGTTAGGGGTATGCACCCCGAGCaagcatcattttttttttcagcctCCACCAGTTTTACATTATTTCTGAATCTCCACCTCTgaccacacacacacacccatGTTTTAGCGAAAGAATACATTCGCTGAATATGGAACGTAATATCACAGcggaggaaaaaggggggttgCAAACTTCGTCCTGCAACATAATCTCGCTACATCATCTTGCGAGACCTTCCTACCCTCCTTCTGGTGTCACCTCATCTTagctattctttttttttttttttttttttttttcttttttttcttttttttttgtatgcccCTTGTTTAATGGCACATGTTCAGCATGCACGGATAGTTCTGCTCCGCACTTCGCTTCACCGCTCCTCCTGTACCATGTGCCAttatttgtttatatttccttttttatagtATAATTAGtcttttactttattttttttatttttattattttttttttttttattttcgcccCTTTTACTTTGATTAAAGTAATCCAATCCTGCGCCTGTGTGCAGGAGGGAAAATGCATGTGCATGGACATGGACATATCTATGCACAATTTTAATGATAAACTTTTTAagatcccttttttttaattactttaacatttttatttagaaTGTGTTGTATACCTGATCAACGGGGGAGGGGAACACATCTTATGCTTTGAATAGCAACATGTTGCGAGCTTGGTCCAGAGGGGAGAAACGTTTCCCAAATTTATATGTCGCTGCGGAATTTGCGACTTTCATTTTGATAGTTCGTGTTGGCTACCAGAGTATCTTGCACATATCGTCGTTTACATTCATGGATGTAGTACCGAACGAATGCAGAAGGTGAGGGGAACGAAGAATATGTCATGCAAACCTGCGTGTGAGAACGTTTAATAATTGCATGTCTTCCACCACTGGTACGATGCCTATGGTACTTTTCCAGTTGGAAGAAGATGCCAAACGAGTTGTccattcatatatatgtatatattttttttttatattcccaTTTGGAAACTCCCCCCGGAGTTGAATctgagaagaaggaagagtggTCGGGAAAATAAGAAGGCTTGAAAACGTTGTCCTTCTTCCCCGAACGGTCAAACCGGAAATATGCACATTGGAGGGAGCCACCCAAGAGAACACACTGCGAAAAACCTTTAACATGTTGCCCTTCCatgcttacttttttttcgcaactaCAACGATGGGGATCCTTCCATAGTTGAGCTTTGCATGGAGGGGAGGAGCGACGGAATGGGATCTGAatgaggaatgaaaaggggaGTACGAAGTGAACACTCCTTTACgatcttttcccattttccgtAGGCAGAATATGCGTACTTATCTGAACGAGCCTCCACACTGGCAAATAAAAGTGGCAGGTGCAAATTCTACCAAGGCTGTGATGTTTGCGAAGCGTGCTCGAAAATCACAACATGGTGTACACTCACCCTCTTGGAGaattttttcagaaaaaatacGTTTCTCCATAAAGGGGGTGAAGCAATAAGGGAGTGAAGAACTATCGACGGGGGGGAGGTGCCCCGGAGGATCCATCAACCTTGTGGGGGGGTTTACCTTCTGCAcagggcaaaaaaaaaaattgaagtagAATAAAAgattaaaagaaattaaaaaaagaatagatggaaggaaaaggaaattttgtagtgaaaaaaaagaaagcaaagTTCTCGCCCTTACAACggacaaaaataatttcctcctcccctttttgcgCCCCACCATTTGTTGAAgcgtgcaaaaaaaaaaagagaggctAAGGAAAAgctccgcaaaaaaaaaaaaaaaaaaaaaaaaaaaaaaaaaaaaaaaaaaaaaaaatggaaaaggaagaaaaaaggaaagaaggaagaagaaagttcTCTTCGCGTTTTTTACTTAAAATTATGGGGATAAGTATGAACGCGTAAAAGAacgtgttccttttttttcttgggaaAATAAGTTTGTAGTCAGGCACACAAGTGCGACCGTTTCACTACAAAATGTTTTCGTCGTTTAAGTGATTGCGAATCGGTAGCCGCGCGCGAACCGGTACGAATAGGCGAGAACTTCCCTTCGCCGCGACCGTGGCGACTGTCGCCTGTGGCGCTATTGAAACGCCTGACCCCATTGACGCCAGTGGGATGATTCCTGCGTACCACCTGAATGAAGTATCAGACGAAGCCCGCAGTGGAGAACTCACCGGGCATTTTCCTTTCGAGTGAGGTACCATACGGAATAGGCTGAGCAACTATTGGGGTCATGGACCAGTTTGCCTTTCCGAGGTGTGTTTGGCGGAAATAATTTGCGGGAATATTTTGTAGCAATACGCTGGAACAGTTTGAAGCtgcattcttcattttcgagCTTGATCACCGAGCAGGCCATTCGGGCTACCCTGTCCTTCACTTCCCCCGATGGGAGACTCAGGAAGGCTGCACCAACTGAGGCGCGCAGGAGCTTAGCTCATCCGTGGAGCCTCGATTGGAAGACGACATagggaaagaataaatagCGTGGTGGTTATAAGGCACCCTTAATTTGTGAAcaccattttgaatttttttttttttttttttttttttttttttttttttttgtgcaaataTATTGAATGCTTCTGTTGATTCTTTAGACATTTTTGCGTGTCCTCGCCCCACTTGTTAAAAGATGGTTTTTAACACTAAgcaagggaaggagaaggcgCAAGATGGAGAGGATGCGGGAGGTAGTCACCACCACGGAGGCAGTAACAGTGAATATCAGAACGGTATTATGAACGATCAGGAGTATGAGAGCTTGTTTCCGTCGAATGGGCCTTATGGGGGGGGTTCTAATTTCGGTCCCACATGCGGACCAGAGTACACACACAGTTATAGTTACAGCCAAAGCCACACACACAGTCACAGTCACGCAAATATTATCGAGTCGATGTGTTTTAACGAAATTAAGAGCATAGAGGAGGACGAGTTGTTTGACGACACGAAGAATCCAGACAAGGATGAACTGATAACAAAGCTAAGGAGTAAgttagaaataaaaataaaggattaTAACTTGGTAATGGATACTTTAATAAGGACAAAGGAGGAGTGTGCACAGAGGAATGAAGAGGTGAAGGAATTACAAAAGAGGAATACTCAAGTGGAAAAGGAGTGCacgaatttgaaaaatgttatagaaaggaaaaatctaGAAAGTGATATTCACTACggagggaagggaataaTTTTAGGCACCGCGGAGAGTGCATCAGGAGGAGTATCCACTTTTGCACGTTACAAAGGTGAATATGAGGAGGTAAAAATTAAGCTAGCCAAAGTTGAAGAAAGGTACAATGAAATGaatcgaaaaaatgaaaaactcaTTGAACAATGTAACAATATTATGAAGGAGAAACTTAAGATGGAAgcggaaattaaaaaagaagttgatatggtaaaaagagaaaatatccatttgaaggaaaagaacgaaCAGCTGAAGATGGAGAGAGAACAACTATTGAAGAAATATCTccgaagtgaaaaaaataattttcaggggattaagaaaaataaagaaaaagtagaatCCCTTACACAGTTAATAAATACAGAACAagtgatgaggaggaatGCAGTGGAAAGTTTAAATAAAGCAAAGGATATTTTGTGCAAATCGCTAGCCACGTCGGAGGGTAGCATTAAGAAGTTATTGGAGGTGGAAAAGAACAGAGATGaattgaaggagaaaaatgatcagctgaaaaaaaaaatgcaacagtATAGAACTAAAGTGGACAATCTGAAAGATGCATTGATGCAGTTTGAAcgtatgtacaaaaaaattgtcgagaagaataatattttattttcctttactcatgaatttttaaatacaaaaaattgcaGCATCATGATACTTCGATCCACTAAcgatattaaaaatatatgtgagaagaataaaattgacATTTCTCTGTTTGAAGATATCaattgtttttcttctctgtACACctatgaaattatttttaacaccCCTCTGCCTGACACGGACGACTCAGCAGATGATcaggatgggaaaaaatacgaCCATGATAagtatataaaaattaaaaaaaagaaattcaaaaGTTTGAATTACCTACTTAACGAAGCACAGGTGAAGATCATTGCTCTTTCGAGATCAAacgagaaaatggaaaaatccCATATTAACGTAAGgaacaacaaaataaaggatgaCATGGGTATCAGTCGGTTCGTAAGGAAAAACTATCCCATGGATCCGCTTACACTGCAGGGTGAAAGAACCCACATGGAAAATCTCCTTCATGAGAAATTAGAATACATCAAAGAGGTAGAAAGTAAAGTCAAGGAAAAGGACAGCATCGTGCAAAAGCTCAAAGatgcaaattttaaaataaagttGGAGAAAGAAACTTTGCTAAAGGTTATATCTTCCATTTCCAACCTCTCTTCCTTTGTCCATGCCGATCATAATAATAAGAACTGCTCTATTGAGAATCTTGTCGAGGCTTCTGTTAAGGATTGTGTGGGTCGGCATGTTAAAGGTGGGTGCCTCGTGGATGATCTAAATGGGAAGACACCCTCCAATGTGAGTAACAACTCCTTAGTGCAAGGTAGAGAGCCTACCTCCACGGTTAGCAATGCTCTTACTGGCGCGCTCAATCTGGTTGGCTTATGCGCTGATGAAGATGCGTGCAAGGCCAGTCGTACGCGCGCCctggaggagaaggaggatgCCTTCCGTCAAATTTTGGAGAACCTTGAAAAAGCAATTGTCGGCATCGAGAACAAGCAAATGAGTTACTTCCGACGAAGTGATTTGCTCAGTTATTTTGATGATTATATCATCACATTGGAGATTTTTGGACGCATAGCAGAGTACAATCAGGAGTTCCGAGTGGAGCATCTACTGGAAGATTGCTCCATTGAGAGGCCTCCCCAGGTTGGTCATGCTGATCCTGTCACTCTCTCTGCGGAGCTgtacaaatggaagaagaagcataCGGAAGAGGAACTTCTGCACCAtttggaagaaggaaaggtgaTTCAGAAATATAGGCAGTTCTATCACCACCACTTCATTCACATAAACACAATTTTCAACACCATCGTAAGTTACAACCTCTTTGatatggaggaaaaatacaaagttGTGTATGAGAGGTACTTTAACCTGTTCAATCTAAATTTCAGTAACGTAGAAATATCCTTCGACTTGCTAATGAACCGGT includes these proteins:
- a CDS encoding kinesin-5, putative, producing MLRNSYQNDKPSCVNIKVIVRCRPLNEKEKNDVNNEEVVKIEDNEVILTLNRNNEIYEKKYSFDYACDKDVDQRTLFNNYVFRIVDEVLEGFNCTLFCYGQTGTGKTYTMEGKILEHLKHNESKKIDLSDSINSDINYYYELCDSDDTGIIFRVAKRIFDILNRRKEYKSTKFVGGEEEGDISWRRNSCVSEAEEINQGVVLHTEVNTRGDSVLHGDRETCPPKDLSTRESTEKSELFDPLEEKKEESSAGDIYNVEKSSYDFVIKVSYLEIYNEELCDLLSTSSESNRLKIYEDTTNKNKGLNVDKLEEKCINSFEEIYYLICSAIRKRRTAETSYNKKSSRSHSIFTITLIMKDLNNDGESITRIGKLNLVDLAGSENALKSSYGNLKVRQQESCNINQSLLTLGRVINALIENSSYIPYRDSKLTRLLQDSLGGKTKTFIVATISPSSLCIDETLSTLDYVFRAKNIKNRPEINVKTTKQLKIKDLNNEIEKLKNALHLSREKRGVYLDNEEYNNIQNSLKKNKEILLQKEKILFEKSKKIKTLLNKMDYTDDVQNQIVHLLKDVLSKCRNIQLIHDTLVNRLSEEKCVTRFLLSEFLHAQGEYQRKVNLLTQAQRNISCLFRETVSNFKRGNKEHFSTLSEICNIITTVLGKAKVDITQGKENIMKSLDQLERLNRDTILRENKLLRFLLDKVDAVEKHDQNCFLKLGEITQEFLACKVDLTQVSTPRSSDPTSNRRNDLLDSANSSKKTPQPNDHRTGAVLTILRDLAQCDEAAQVLRKIERYQTTEESTVKDTLQNMQNVSKLLHLYLKHSFEKLKNDMEKKIETLDEERQKLTMLLEQLRSDYESFEASLSKRKDEMVETYRTSIGKYMDLFQNQVMEEVKTVIQRNVSQMNEIVNRKIHLLSNQLHEESKNKFKEIITDSISTLETFFLNHEKACGTHHQDCLESTDLMYEKVNSYYEHLDGVFTDMDDRFANEKREMERNVQNVTDMYRKIIQENNENIEKIGNLLDINTSNNRKDKEVLYNDMSKAVFREKYELDDRMKEVGELTLRHMKEINLCNGNYGEHLNKCNLYVGELLQRFRENEEKQKDECVVLPNLDSPIQHEGKDIHAEVERVRSCASEIFSHLGDPTSGGAKSGGATSGGATSGDATSDGAMPIDAMPIDATLSGANMHGVDPPGNACGTTDSPHTCPNPYADLHFDHVRQEVLKEIEDMSLQKNINFKYLFDKIDEHLSLILNENNCVRHRGGSIDLSRGENIGGVMAMPPTAVVATPHVISVSCPHVSDILPRTGHGKCSPSEPYGNVMRKGTTDGETQNKNEKKASGFFHMDDPETNMHSGISKILPDCNKKRNKSTETVQGRKLCFTSNELRNPCAKIKSLGNSGGSRKNSPAPKKLKEDTYNGRGIKFLRKSEN
- a CDS encoding DNA replication complex GINS protein, putative, whose amino-acid sequence is MSDVFSIFKKKRIKKAKLCKTSLRKNKGRIFMSDKSRRKAYATNQSVSSNHSGLLHKHSSEYQKISGGGEGEGVRGSSGPSNNSESLNGVTKQTPLSKLGATELLNNESNVVVENFPKLPVKNIESCEDVYNIFYLRDQYLIGNKNIQINNDHLILLETTLDKLDAAISELETEESYSTKKILTSVYEKVFNLYRSFKSMKSLPPQLSNAYSCFQSNILFVKGKQFKKNYVFDNLINIYTYLQNSELQQDNIEMINEAIYINDKNVSTPSFINKSILTSNEHVQEHIEYLPIKFNPHFIELNKISIYYLFEESINHIIWQKALDELVVVKALADIPYLDLSEVEGFDFKKMKSGQRQWYPVYIAKELSEEGLATVEFPFWFYIDNLKNIYKREFEDTHELTDLPSPFFFEISSMFLENNAFKNSTPIETIGHRTPYKYILKVAGLIQDIRQKRIHKIMNRFKNFDVLSEIMLINNIQIYETYCVNYLASVFFQNKGSSSSLSHGFDVRNYLFDPFVFSA